In Bacteroides coprosuis DSM 18011, the following are encoded in one genomic region:
- a CDS encoding peptidase S41 (COGs: COG0793 Periplasmic protease~InterPro IPR005151~KEGG: bfs:BF0351 hypothetical protein~PFAM: Peptidase S41~SMART: Peptidase S41~SPTR: Putative uncharacterized protein;~IMG reference gene:2504106200~PFAM: Peptidase family S41) translates to MIYSTFKKTYKIFSLLLMINVLFTSCIREEKVDNTPWGNFEALWKILDEGYCYFNYKDIDWNDVYEEYSQKITKNMSDEDLFEVLGSMTRELKDGHVNLSSNFDLARYWEWYEDYPRNFDETIQEKYLGKGTDYKIAGGLKYRILEDNVGYIYYESFLTPISDNNISQALKHLALCKGIIIDIRNNGGGNITNSTKLASHFTEEEVVVSYIQHKRGKGHNDFSSPYEVKVKPSNGLRWQKGVALLVNRHTYSAANDFTNNMGCFPNVTIIGDKTGGGGGLAYTSELPNGWTVRYSASPHLNAKMEHIEFGIEPDIKVDMTNADKIKGIDTIIEAARKIF, encoded by the coding sequence ATGATATATAGTACGTTCAAAAAAACATATAAGATATTTTCTCTCCTATTAATGATAAATGTCCTATTTACAAGCTGTATAAGAGAAGAAAAAGTAGATAACACTCCATGGGGAAACTTTGAAGCTTTATGGAAAATACTTGATGAAGGGTATTGCTATTTCAACTACAAAGACATTGATTGGAATGATGTTTATGAAGAATATAGCCAGAAAATAACTAAAAACATGTCGGATGAAGATCTTTTTGAAGTGTTAGGATCTATGACCAGAGAGTTAAAAGACGGACATGTTAACTTATCATCTAACTTCGACTTAGCCAGATATTGGGAGTGGTACGAAGACTACCCAAGAAACTTTGATGAAACTATTCAAGAAAAATATTTAGGGAAAGGGACTGATTATAAAATTGCAGGAGGCTTAAAATATAGAATTCTAGAAGATAACGTAGGATATATTTATTACGAAAGTTTTCTTACACCTATCAGTGATAATAATATATCTCAGGCCTTAAAGCACTTAGCACTTTGTAAAGGTATTATTATTGATATCAGAAACAATGGAGGAGGTAATATTACTAATTCAACTAAGCTTGCCTCTCATTTTACAGAAGAAGAAGTTGTAGTTAGCTACATTCAACATAAGCGAGGTAAAGGACATAATGATTTTTCTTCTCCCTACGAAGTAAAAGTAAAACCATCAAATGGCTTACGCTGGCAGAAAGGTGTAGCTTTATTGGTAAACAGACATACATATAGTGCAGCTAATGACTTTACTAACAATATGGGTTGTTTTCCTAATGTCACTATTATAGGAGATAAAACAGGAGGAGGAGGAGGTCTAGCCTATACTTCAGAGCTGCCCAATGGATGGACTGTAAGATATTCTGCTAGCCCGCACTTGAATGCTAAGATGGAACATATTGAGTTTGGAATAGAGCCCGACATTAAAGTCGATATGACGAATGCAGATAAGATAAAGGGGATTGATACTATAATCGAAGCTGCAAGAAAAATATTCTAA
- a CDS encoding transposase (KEGG: dfe:Dfer_4025 hypothetical protein~SPTR: Putative uncharacterized protein;~manually curated~IMG reference gene:2504106196~PFAM: Transposase): MKKIIFVEKTKAMQDSQMLLEVVRLILPEEFLTYFKITKVTKVKDVITIFMDEFDSLPADRKGHKVESKGFLDPITIQDFPVRFKKVTLKVRRRKWYDSTTKEYLTNKYDLLAKGTHYSKEFAAFLKKNYLETYPVSARSLEPICHINGDSLERHYKEHLSSYKNWQMKDHAIEWLLFPENISPRLCIDETSMTNGDLYTILSNPNNKGKQGTIVAIIAGVQSDKIIQVLMKMPESLRQQVKEITLDMANSMNKIARVCFPKACRVIDRFHLQKLANEAVQEVRVKHRWEAIEEENQAIKQAKWEGKTYKPLTFSNGDTKKQLLARGRYLLFKSADKWSDKQKERAKILFAQYPSLKEAYSLSQGLRSIFNRKTIKDAARLSLAKWYNRVEQTAFQSFKSIAGAIYSHYNEILNFFNNRSTNAFAESFNAKLKAFRTQLRGVTDISFFLFRVTKLFA, from the exons ATGAAAAAGATTATCTTTGTAGAAAAAACAAAAGCTATGCAAGATTCTCAAATGTTACTCGAAGTAGTTCGCTTAATTTTACCAGAAGAGTTCCTTACTTATTTCAAGATTACCAAAGTGACTAAAGTAAAAGATGTTATTACCATTTTTATGGATGAGTTTGACTCTTTACCAGCTGATCGTAAAGGTCATAAAGTAGAATCTAAAGGCTTTCTAGACCCCATAACTATCCAAGACTTTCCAGTTCGTTTCAAGAAGGTTACTCTCAAAGTACGTCGTCGTAAGTGGTATGATTCTACAACAAAAGAATACTTGACTAACAAATATGACTTACTAGCAAAAGGAACGCATTACTCGAAGGAGTTTGCGGCTTTTTTAAAA AAGAATTACCTAGAGACATACCCCGTATCGGCCCGCTCTCTTGAGCCTATTTGCCATATTAATGGAGATTCTTTAGAGCGACATTATAAAGAGCACTTGAGTTCATATAAGAATTGGCAAATGAAAGATCATGCTATAGAGTGGCTTTTGTTTCCAGAGAACATTTCTCCACGGCTCTGTATCGATGAAACCTCTATGACCAATGGAGACTTATATACTATATTAAGTAATCCCAATAATAAAGGGAAACAGGGCACCATAGTCGCTATTATTGCTGGTGTTCAATCAGATAAAATTATCCAGGTATTAATGAAGATGCCTGAGAGTTTAAGACAGCAAGTCAAGGAGATCACATTAGATATGGCTAATAGTATGAATAAAATAGCTCGAGTGTGTTTTCCTAAAGCCTGTCGAGTAATTGACCGATTCCATCTGCAAAAACTAGCCAATGAAGCAGTGCAAGAGGTACGAGTAAAACACAGATGGGAAGCCATAGAAGAAGAAAATCAAGCGATTAAACAAGCCAAATGGGAAGGTAAGACCTATAAACCTCTAACTTTTAGTAATGGAGACACAAAGAAACAATTACTAGCAAGAGGACGATATCTTCTTTTTAAATCTGCAGACAAATGGTCTGATAAGCAAAAAGAAAGAGCTAAGATTCTTTTTGCACAATACCCTTCATTAAAAGAAGCCTATAGCCTATCACAAGGGCTTCGCTCTATTTTTAATCGTAAAACAATTAAAGATGCAGCAAGACTTTCTCTTGCCAAATGGTATAATAGAGTAGAGCAAACTGCTTTTCAATCCTTTAAAAGTATTGCAGGAGCCATCTATTCACATTATAATGAAATATTAAACTTCTTCAATAATCGATCAACAAATGCTTTTGCAGAGAGTTTTAACGCTAAACTAAAAGCCTTTAGGACTCAACTAAGAGGGGTTACAGATATTAGTTTCTTCCTATTTAGAGTGACTAAACTATTTGCTTAA
- a CDS encoding putative transmembrane protein (COGs: COG3174 membrane protein~KEGG: bfs:BF0325 putative transmembrane protein~SPTR: Putative transmembrane protein;~IMG reference gene:2504106195) yields the protein MEQLANYVPQELISFLLVTLFSLLIGLSQRKISMKREGASMLFGTDRTFTFIGILGYILYILDPVKMTLFIGGGLILGTLLAIHYFVKQNTFHIFGLTTIIIALITYCIGPIVITQPSWFYILIIVTVLFLSELKHTFTEIAQRMQNDEMITLAKFLAISGIILPMLPDDNIVPGIDLTPYTIWLATVVVSGISYLSYILKRYVFKESGIIVSGIIGGLYSSTATISVLARKSKKDPTSYACEYVAAMLLAVAVMFVRFLILIFIFSKDVFLVIYPYLGLMSFATASVAAFIKTKRPIKKEEDDLDEEEETSNPLEFKVAIIFALLFVIFTIATHYTLIYAGTGGLNLLSVISGFSDITPFILNLLQGAGSIAVAVIVACCMQAMVSNIFVNMCYAFFFSGRGQNKELSRWIFRGFGSVIIVNVFILIAFYILS from the coding sequence ATGGAACAACTTGCAAACTATGTACCTCAAGAGTTAATTTCTTTTTTACTAGTAACTCTTTTTTCTCTTTTAATTGGTCTTTCACAGCGAAAGATTAGCATGAAAAGAGAAGGAGCTTCTATGCTCTTTGGAACAGATAGAACATTTACTTTTATCGGAATATTGGGGTATATATTGTATATTCTAGATCCTGTTAAAATGACTTTGTTTATTGGTGGTGGCCTGATTTTAGGCACTCTATTGGCAATACATTATTTTGTCAAGCAAAATACCTTTCATATTTTTGGATTAACAACCATTATAATAGCTTTGATTACCTATTGCATTGGTCCGATAGTAATCACACAACCTAGTTGGTTTTATATCTTAATAATAGTTACTGTGTTATTCTTATCAGAACTTAAACATACATTTACTGAAATAGCACAGAGAATGCAAAATGATGAGATGATTACTTTAGCTAAGTTCTTGGCTATTAGTGGAATTATCTTACCAATGCTTCCTGATGATAATATTGTTCCAGGTATTGATTTAACTCCTTATACTATTTGGTTGGCGACAGTAGTAGTTTCAGGTATATCTTACCTTTCTTATATTCTTAAAAGATATGTGTTTAAGGAATCTGGCATCATTGTTTCTGGTATTATTGGTGGTTTGTATAGTAGTACAGCCACTATTTCTGTATTGGCTCGAAAGAGTAAAAAAGATCCAACATCCTATGCTTGTGAATATGTAGCTGCTATGTTGTTGGCTGTTGCGGTAATGTTTGTTCGATTCCTCATTTTAATATTTATTTTTAGCAAAGATGTGTTTCTTGTCATATATCCGTATTTAGGTCTTATGAGCTTTGCTACTGCATCTGTGGCGGCTTTTATTAAAACGAAGAGACCTATAAAGAAAGAGGAAGATGATTTGGACGAGGAAGAAGAAACAAGTAATCCTTTAGAATTTAAAGTGGCTATTATTTTTGCTTTATTATTTGTTATATTTACGATTGCTACTCACTATACTTTGATCTATGCAGGTACTGGTGGACTGAATCTATTGTCTGTGATTTCAGGTTTTAGTGATATTACGCCGTTTATTTTGAACTTATTGCAAGGAGCAGGCAGTATTGCAGTGGCTGTTATTGTTGCATGTTGTATGCAGGCTATGGTTAGTAATATATTTGTAAACATGTGCTATGCCTTTTTCTTCTCTGGAAGAGGGCAGAATAAAGAATTATCCCGATGGATATTTAGAGGATTTGGATCAGTTATAATTGTAAATGTATTCATTCTAATCGCATTTTATATATTAAGTTAA
- a CDS encoding hypothetical protein (KEGG: bvu:BVU_2881 hypothetical protein~SPTR: Putative uncharacterized protein;~manually curated~IMG reference gene:2504106198~PFAM: Transposase): MKKKAIDYKDILSMFLPKGMLDYFDFTDYSDMGDYYIFSLEEKNSIPDEHSSLPLVSKGFYPTITVTDFPVRDRTVYLKVRRRRWEDKQTGKTYSRDWKLVADGTRITAEFGSFLKKSYIDNHEVSIKVVADFCHLKSKTLNDYYKEHLSGYRSWNQLSHADQYMYFKDNLGENISIDETALSNGELYTIVTGKAGHGKHGTIIAMIKGTKADDVCRYLMKLPEGKRRMVKNVTLDMAGSMRQIAKRCFPYATQIIDRFHVQKLMQDALQELRVQYRWQAIEQENSNIKRARKEKRKYIPPCFDNGDTIRQLLVRSRYLLFKSPDKWTDSQRIRAEILFKQFDDIKQFYYLTLQLGQIYSHNYDKNVARVKLALWFNKVEQWNYPQFNTVIETFKNHNDRILNFFENRLTNTSAESFNAKLKSLRATFRGVDDVKFYLYRVMMLYA; encoded by the exons ATGAAAAAGAAAGCAATCGATTATAAGGATATATTGTCCATGTTCCTTCCTAAAGGCATGCTTGACTATTTTGATTTTACCGACTATTCAGACATGGGTGATTATTATATATTCTCTCTTGAAGAGAAAAATAGTATACCAGACGAGCATTCAAGTCTTCCACTAGTTTCCAAAGGTTTTTATCCAACAATAACAGTTACAGATTTTCCTGTTCGCGACCGCACTGTATACTTGAAAGTTAGACGTCGCAGATGGGAGGATAAGCAAACTGGTAAGACATACAGCAGAGACTGGAAATTGGTTGCAGACGGGACTAGGATAACAGCCGAGTTTGGTTCTTTTTTAAAA AAGAGTTACATTGACAATCATGAAGTTAGCATAAAAGTAGTAGCTGACTTCTGCCATCTGAAGTCGAAGACACTTAACGATTACTACAAGGAACATCTAAGTGGTTATCGTTCTTGGAATCAGCTCTCTCATGCTGATCAGTACATGTATTTTAAAGACAATTTAGGTGAGAACATATCTATTGACGAAACAGCCCTAAGCAACGGAGAGTTATACACCATTGTAACGGGTAAGGCTGGTCATGGTAAGCATGGTACGATTATAGCTATGATAAAGGGAACAAAGGCTGACGATGTATGTAGATATCTGATGAAGTTACCAGAAGGAAAACGTAGGATGGTCAAGAACGTGACTCTTGACATGGCCGGAAGTATGAGGCAGATAGCCAAGAGATGCTTTCCTTACGCTACACAGATCATAGACCGTTTTCATGTACAAAAGTTGATGCAGGATGCATTGCAGGAGCTGCGCGTGCAATACCGCTGGCAAGCTATTGAGCAGGAGAACTCAAACATAAAAAGAGCAAGGAAAGAAAAGAGAAAATATATACCTCCATGTTTTGATAACGGGGATACCATAAGACAGCTTCTTGTACGCAGCAGATATCTACTATTCAAAAGTCCTGATAAATGGACAGACTCCCAAAGAATAAGGGCTGAGATACTCTTTAAGCAGTTTGACGACATAAAACAATTCTATTATTTGACTTTACAACTTGGACAGATATACTCACATAACTACGATAAAAATGTTGCCAGGGTAAAGCTTGCACTGTGGTTTAATAAGGTAGAGCAGTGGAATTACCCTCAGTTCAATACGGTAATAGAAACCTTTAAAAATCACAATGATAGGATATTAAATTTCTTTGAAAACAGACTTACCAATACTTCAGCTGAATCTTTCAATGCCAAACTTAAATCTCTCAGAGCTACATTCAGAGGAGTAGATGATGTAAAGTTCTATCTGTATAGAGTGATGATGCTATACGCTTAA
- a CDS encoding adenylate cyclase (COGs: COG2954 conserved hypothetical protein~InterPro IPR008172~KEGG: pru:PRU_2493 adenylate cyclase~PFAM: Adenylate cyclase~SPTR: Putative uncharacterized protein;~IMG reference gene:2504106194~PFAM: CYTH domain), producing MSIEIERKFLVKNNSFKALSSDSSYLKQGYICLDKERTVRVRIKGSKGYLTIKGMSNDSGLSRFEWEKEISLEEANQLFKLVLPGVIEKTRYNVPIEGYIWEIDVFEGGNSGLILAEIELETELSSFVIPSFIGEEVTGDKRYYNAYLSQSPYDSW from the coding sequence ATGTCAATAGAAATTGAAAGAAAATTTTTAGTAAAGAATAATTCATTTAAAGCTCTCTCTAGTGATAGTTCCTACTTAAAGCAGGGTTATATATGCTTGGATAAAGAAAGGACTGTAAGAGTTAGAATAAAAGGCTCTAAAGGCTATCTTACAATTAAGGGAATGAGTAATGATAGTGGATTATCTCGTTTTGAATGGGAAAAAGAAATTTCCCTAGAAGAAGCAAATCAGCTATTTAAACTCGTTTTACCAGGAGTTATAGAGAAAACACGTTATAATGTGCCTATTGAAGGTTACATCTGGGAAATAGATGTGTTTGAAGGGGGTAATAGTGGATTAATACTAGCTGAGATTGAGTTAGAAACAGAACTATCTTCGTTTGTAATCCCTAGTTTTATAGGAGAAGAGGTGACAGGAGATAAGCGTTATTATAATGCATATCTTTCTCAATCTCCTTATGATAGTTGGTAA
- a CDS encoding hypothetical protein (KEGG: bth:BT_3578 hypothetical protein~SPTR: Putative uncharacterized protein;~IMG reference gene:2504106201~PFAM: Protein of unknown function (DUF3316)), translating into MKQRLIWSAILLAVLLTNINAQSPIKKDTVQYAPVINRAVSYGIGYANIYDTYLSPQEYKGIDFRISRETMKMTRLWAGNISVQNFLQANISYTHNHVDNNNSFSGLLNWNYGLHYQFRISPNFKLLAGALIDANLGFIYNLRNGNNPASAKFYLNLAPSGMAIWNTKIKNYPLTLRYQVNIPVMGMMFSPHYGQSYYEIFSLGNDSGTLKFTSFHNQPSIRQFFSVDLPIKAVKLRLSYICDIQQSKINNIRAHSYTHTFMFGFVTEMCKLKPKETIHVPSGLKAY; encoded by the coding sequence ATGAAACAAAGATTAATATGGAGTGCTATTTTATTAGCTGTGCTCCTTACAAACATAAATGCACAATCACCTATAAAGAAAGATACGGTACAATACGCTCCAGTTATAAACAGGGCAGTTTCGTATGGTATAGGATATGCCAACATCTATGACACCTACCTTTCTCCACAAGAATATAAAGGTATAGATTTTAGGATTTCAAGAGAAACGATGAAAATGACACGTCTGTGGGCTGGAAATATATCGGTTCAAAATTTCCTACAAGCAAATATATCATATACGCACAACCACGTTGACAATAATAATTCATTTTCAGGTTTGCTAAACTGGAATTATGGTTTACATTACCAATTTAGAATCTCACCCAACTTTAAACTATTAGCAGGAGCACTGATTGATGCCAACTTAGGCTTCATTTACAATCTTAGAAATGGAAATAATCCAGCCTCAGCTAAATTCTATTTAAACTTAGCTCCTTCAGGTATGGCTATTTGGAATACTAAAATCAAGAATTATCCACTTACATTAAGATATCAAGTAAATATACCTGTAATGGGTATGATGTTTTCACCACACTATGGACAATCTTATTACGAAATATTCTCTCTAGGGAATGATAGTGGAACATTAAAATTCACTTCTTTCCACAACCAGCCTTCTATCAGACAGTTTTTTTCGGTAGATTTACCCATTAAAGCTGTAAAATTAAGGCTTAGCTATATCTGCGATATACAACAATCTAAGATAAATAACATAAGAGCACACTCCTACACTCACACGTTCATGTTTGGATTTGTTACTGAAATGTGTAAACTAAAGCCAAAAGAAACCATTCATGTACCATCGGGCTTAAAAGCTTATTAA